One window of the Marinifilum sp. JC120 genome contains the following:
- a CDS encoding CoA-binding protein has translation MDSLFNPSSIAVVGASSVSGKIGNTILSNLLSAGYAGRLYPVNPRGGSICGLEACKSISGIGGPVDLAVVAVPRDSVLGAFRELLELGVGSVVIITAGFKEVDHEGWLLEVELAELAKKNGVNLLGPNCLGVINSRGGVNASFATGSPLPGSMGFFSQSGALCVAVLDWALGSKVGFSKFISLGNKAVINEASMLEYLGNDPDTRVILGYVENIEDGREFMAQAAKVSMKKPVLMMKAGTTPAGARAASSHTGAMAGSDQACDAAFRQSGVIRVEKLDELFNLAKAFSVQELPLGPNLGIVTNAGGPGILAADACGESVMRMPTFSPSTIGELQRMLPGYASLYNPVDLLGDADAGSYSRAVRIVGHDPAVNSLLVIIAPAFNLDLTEVAKAVVEGMGEVSKPVFCCLMGRKNSGPAREIFADAGIPVYDFPKQAVRAMDCMHKYAVWKGRPPRTYITPEHDVEAARAVVDNALRSGRSELVEFQARDIVTAYGLPTPESDLARSGDEAAAIAEQLGYPVVLKIASPEISHKSDVDGVRVGLNSAEEVKAAFWDIAARTQRLRPEAYIAGCLVQQMAPPQSREVVVGFRRDKQFGPLLMFGLGGVYVEILKDISFRLAPLSVEDAGDMVREIRSYMLLKGVKGGEPVDFGAITDVLIRMSCLANDFPEIYEAEFNPVLVSSDEALVADARMTVVDISADAGRQPDERE, from the coding sequence TTGGATAGTCTGTTCAATCCGTCATCGATCGCCGTTGTGGGCGCTTCATCAGTTTCCGGGAAAATAGGAAATACCATCCTGTCTAACCTGCTGAGTGCCGGATATGCCGGTCGCCTTTATCCGGTAAATCCGCGAGGTGGAAGTATTTGCGGTCTTGAAGCATGCAAGAGCATTTCCGGGATCGGTGGTCCCGTGGATCTCGCTGTTGTTGCAGTTCCGCGAGATTCGGTCCTTGGTGCTTTCCGCGAATTATTGGAGCTGGGTGTCGGTTCTGTGGTGATTATTACCGCAGGGTTTAAGGAAGTAGACCATGAGGGTTGGCTTCTTGAAGTAGAGCTTGCAGAGCTGGCAAAGAAAAACGGCGTAAACCTGCTTGGTCCTAATTGTCTCGGGGTGATCAACTCCAGAGGCGGGGTCAACGCTTCTTTTGCCACGGGTAGTCCGCTTCCCGGCAGTATGGGGTTTTTTTCGCAGTCCGGCGCACTTTGCGTTGCTGTGCTTGATTGGGCCCTTGGTTCAAAGGTCGGTTTTTCTAAATTTATCAGTCTCGGCAACAAAGCTGTGATCAACGAAGCCTCCATGCTGGAATATCTGGGCAATGATCCTGATACCAGAGTGATTCTTGGATATGTGGAAAATATCGAGGATGGCCGGGAATTCATGGCACAGGCCGCAAAAGTCTCCATGAAAAAACCGGTGTTGATGATGAAGGCCGGAACCACTCCAGCCGGGGCAAGGGCTGCTTCTTCTCATACCGGGGCCATGGCCGGTTCCGATCAGGCTTGTGATGCCGCTTTTCGTCAGTCCGGTGTTATCCGGGTGGAGAAGCTGGATGAACTTTTCAATCTTGCCAAGGCTTTTTCCGTACAGGAATTGCCTCTGGGACCGAATCTGGGCATTGTAACCAATGCGGGCGGACCCGGTATTCTCGCTGCTGACGCCTGCGGTGAATCGGTTATGCGTATGCCTACTTTTTCCCCTTCCACAATCGGTGAATTGCAGCGCATGCTTCCGGGCTATGCTTCGCTGTACAACCCGGTGGATCTCCTCGGGGACGCAGATGCTGGTAGTTACAGTCGCGCGGTGCGTATCGTAGGGCACGATCCTGCGGTAAATAGCCTGCTGGTAATCATTGCTCCTGCGTTTAATCTTGACCTGACCGAGGTTGCCAAAGCCGTGGTCGAGGGCATGGGCGAAGTCAGCAAACCCGTATTCTGCTGCCTTATGGGCCGCAAAAACAGCGGACCGGCCCGAGAAATTTTTGCAGATGCCGGAATTCCGGTATATGACTTTCCCAAGCAGGCTGTAAGGGCCATGGACTGTATGCATAAGTACGCAGTCTGGAAAGGGCGTCCCCCGCGTACTTACATTACCCCTGAGCATGATGTTGAAGCGGCCCGTGCAGTGGTGGACAACGCTCTTCGGTCCGGACGTTCCGAATTGGTGGAATTTCAGGCTCGGGATATTGTTACCGCTTACGGGTTGCCCACCCCGGAATCTGATCTTGCCCGTTCCGGTGACGAGGCTGCGGCAATTGCCGAGCAGCTTGGCTACCCGGTAGTGCTCAAGATCGCTTCCCCGGAGATTTCGCATAAGTCAGATGTGGACGGTGTCCGTGTTGGTTTGAATTCCGCAGAGGAAGTAAAAGCCGCTTTTTGGGACATTGCCGCCCGGACCCAGCGTTTGCGTCCGGAGGCCTATATTGCAGGGTGTCTGGTGCAGCAGATGGCTCCGCCTCAGTCTCGCGAGGTTGTTGTTGGTTTCCGCAGGGATAAGCAGTTCGGACCTTTGCTTATGTTCGGACTGGGCGGGGTTTACGTTGAGATTTTGAAGGATATTTCGTTCCGACTCGCTCCTCTTTCTGTTGAGGATGCCGGGGACATGGTTCGGGAAATCCGATCTTATATGTTGTTGAAAGGAGTCAAAGGGGGCGAGCCCGTTGACTTTGGAGCGATTACCGATGTTCTGATCAGGATGTCGTGTCTTGCAAATGATTTTCCTGAAATTTATGAAGCAGAATTCAATCCTGTGCTTGTCAGC
- a CDS encoding metal-dependent phosphohydrolase, producing MNAVNDSKLIEESFCSITEAIFKLLPKNNLPFSLYRMNSSNGRFTPITIPGKAIVSADKQAITEACERGLIFIKFTDINSCRPYFLSHLPTVICDISHSIPEQELATLLLEGLKESADKIYSDSIKLHFNTFQDTLTSVGELLHENPELLWLMIPMLDSNHSLVNKALSNGIIGAALLLHTREVKPDIKIFIDALFALFLCDIGLCNLPEFVLGKEFCLSLDEQKRIRQHPIGSVEILSLTSSMSKTSLRAILEHHERMDGSGYPRGVTNENLSWLGKLCGAVDSYVAMTMGRPGKKSMPTVKALKILYSESTQYDPNIIYALEKVTYRDE from the coding sequence ATGAATGCTGTGAATGACTCTAAATTAATTGAAGAAAGCTTCTGCTCCATAACTGAAGCCATCTTCAAGCTGCTTCCCAAAAACAATCTTCCGTTCAGCCTGTACAGGATGAACTCTTCCAATGGCAGGTTCACACCCATTACCATACCGGGGAAAGCTATTGTTTCCGCAGACAAACAAGCTATCACCGAAGCTTGTGAGCGGGGTTTAATATTTATTAAATTCACAGATATAAACTCGTGCAGGCCTTATTTTTTATCTCATCTACCCACGGTTATCTGCGATATTTCCCACTCTATCCCCGAGCAGGAACTGGCGACCTTACTCTTGGAAGGCCTAAAAGAGAGTGCGGATAAAATATACTCAGACTCAATCAAACTGCACTTCAATACATTTCAGGATACCCTTACGTCCGTGGGGGAGCTGCTCCACGAAAACCCCGAACTACTCTGGCTGATGATCCCAATGTTGGACTCAAACCATTCATTGGTCAATAAAGCCCTCTCCAACGGAATCATCGGAGCCGCCCTGCTGCTGCATACCCGGGAAGTAAAGCCGGATATAAAAATTTTCATTGATGCTCTTTTCGCTCTTTTCCTGTGTGACATCGGATTATGCAACTTACCGGAATTCGTTCTCGGCAAGGAATTCTGCCTCTCCCTGGATGAGCAAAAACGAATCCGCCAGCACCCGATCGGTTCAGTAGAAATACTGAGTCTGACCAGTAGCATGAGCAAAACTTCACTGCGCGCAATTCTCGAGCACCATGAACGAATGGACGGTTCCGGCTACCCGAGAGGCGTAACCAACGAAAACCTTTCCTGGCTTGGAAAACTCTGCGGAGCGGTTGATTCATACGTGGCCATGACCATGGGCAGACCGGGAAAAAAAAGCATGCCCACAGTCAAGGCTCTGAAAATATTGTACAGTGAGTCCACGCAATATGACCCGAATATAATTTATGCACTGGAAAAAGTGACCTATCGCGATGAATAA
- a CDS encoding MFS transporter, with product MTNESAPQKKLLPWAVWGIATLYFFYDYMQQVAPGAMVKDLSAHFNVGAASMGFIASVYFYSYAMMQIPIGMMTDRFGPHRPLAVAALISTCAGALFTFTSTPMEAIGVRIILGAATGFSFVSCLKLVDNWFPPEKFATMVGLTNIIGMSGAVMGEAPLTESVNRFGWENTLLGIAAFGGLIFLLIIFMIKDRPDNGQEQTAPREKPPATLPVLIEIIKTPSAWLNGGYAATINMAYTGFGALWGPIFISKLYDVSTTDAAFMVSMIFVGAIPGSFFFGWFSDHIGKRGIPMIIASAGGLLCMATVVYVPNIPYAAMFGLMLLLGFCCAGNVVAYAFGNDISPKGADGISLGFVNTFLIGGSALAQPLIGWLLEHGSNGIKDLSIIEFRFSLTVLVAAKGFALVSALIIHKKKPNE from the coding sequence ATGACTAACGAATCCGCACCTCAAAAAAAGCTTCTACCTTGGGCAGTATGGGGCATTGCGACCCTGTACTTTTTTTACGATTACATGCAGCAGGTTGCACCCGGTGCAATGGTCAAAGACCTTTCTGCCCACTTTAATGTGGGCGCCGCCTCCATGGGATTCATAGCTTCGGTGTATTTTTACTCCTACGCCATGATGCAGATTCCCATCGGAATGATGACTGACCGCTTCGGCCCCCACCGTCCACTGGCTGTGGCCGCTCTTATTTCAACCTGTGCCGGAGCCTTATTCACCTTCACTTCCACCCCTATGGAAGCCATTGGGGTCAGGATTATCCTAGGGGCCGCAACAGGATTTTCCTTTGTATCCTGCCTCAAACTGGTGGATAACTGGTTTCCACCTGAAAAATTCGCCACAATGGTCGGGCTGACCAACATCATCGGCATGTCCGGCGCGGTAATGGGGGAAGCCCCCCTGACCGAATCAGTCAACCGCTTTGGCTGGGAGAACACCCTGCTCGGCATTGCCGCATTCGGTGGTTTGATCTTTCTGCTCATCATCTTCATGATCAAAGACCGCCCAGATAACGGGCAGGAGCAGACAGCACCCCGAGAAAAACCGCCTGCAACGCTCCCGGTATTGATAGAAATCATCAAGACCCCTTCCGCATGGCTGAACGGTGGCTACGCCGCCACCATCAACATGGCCTACACCGGATTCGGAGCACTCTGGGGACCAATTTTTATCTCCAAACTTTATGATGTTTCCACCACCGATGCAGCCTTCATGGTTTCAATGATTTTCGTCGGGGCCATTCCGGGAAGCTTCTTTTTCGGCTGGTTTTCCGACCATATCGGTAAAAGGGGAATCCCCATGATCATTGCCTCCGCAGGAGGTCTTTTATGCATGGCAACGGTAGTTTATGTACCGAACATTCCGTATGCTGCGATGTTCGGCCTTATGCTTCTGCTCGGATTCTGCTGTGCAGGAAACGTTGTGGCCTACGCTTTTGGCAATGATATCAGTCCCAAAGGCGCGGACGGGATTTCGCTGGGGTTCGTAAATACATTCCTCATCGGGGGAAGTGCCTTAGCCCAGCCGCTCATTGGATGGCTGCTGGAGCACGGCTCCAACGGAATTAAGGATTTAAGCATCATTGAATTCCGTTTCAGCCTGACCGTGCTTGTTGCTGCCAAGGGATTTGCGTTGGTCTCGGCATTAATTATCCACAAGAAGAAACCGAACGAATAG
- a CDS encoding efflux RND transporter permease subunit, translating into MAEQNKKTGPIAWMAGNPVASNLLMIVLLVGGLVMGFNIKQEVFPEFTTDSVTVRVTYSGASPEEVEQGIVLAIEEAIIGVDGVKEVACTAAEGSGTVVAEAIEGYDLSKLNDDIKSEVDRITSFPEEAEDPVISVSSHKRSVLSLMVYGDTDQLALRKVAEQLREELIGDPGVTQVDLAEVSGLQISIEIPQDKLRAYGLTLTDVADSLAKTSVELPGGGIKTEGGEILVRFKERRDYAREFARVPIVTGDDGTQVLLEDIAVVKEDFQNEDIITTFDGKPAVRVDVYRIGEQTPIGVSDAVHAQLETFNRSLPAGVHVSVRNDMSDVYRERMDLLLKNAYMGLGLVFIFLALFLEPRLAFWVSMGIPISFLGGMLILAPAGASINMISMFAFIISLGIVVDDAIVVGENVYSMRQEGMSWIDAACEGAKRIAMPVTFSILTNIVAFMPMFFVPGVMGKIFKVIPLVVISVFFISLVESLFVLPAHLGHGSERKPGKIMSFIMHYQQKISNGLLRFVHNIYRPFLDRAVTLRYLTVALGMACLILAFAYIKSGRLGFTMFPKIESNYAYLTVDLPYGTAKEVTQKIMARAVSVAEEVAAENGGDQLVEGIYAKVGGSGRRSTSGSHVFKVQVFLTDADTRPIHTDEFVQQWRRKLGPLAGAESVLFESDRGGPGSGSSLEIELSHSDIEVLKKASADLAQALSAYPKVKDIDSGYSPGKRQLDFELLPAGRSLGLTSRNVANQIRASYYGAEVLRQQRGRNEIKVMVRLPEKERASKYDFEELMIRTPDGIDVPLREVVKIKDGRAYTSIDRRNGRRIVSVEADVKPRKETSQIVADVVANVIPQLKSNYPGLGYSLEGKQADMQESTSALISGLLMAMMCIYALLAIPFRSYFQPLIVMFCIPFGIVGAVIGHALLGYSLSLMSLFGIVALSGVVVNDSLVFIDYVNIQRRKGHCAYDAVLEGGTARFRPILLTTLTTFGGLAPMILETSRQAKFLIPMAVSLGFGILFATGITLLLVPAFYLIFEDIRLLVRRILRLSDENLHADGVTEHSPVTKCEHKPEKY; encoded by the coding sequence ATGGCTGAGCAGAATAAAAAAACAGGGCCTATTGCATGGATGGCCGGGAATCCGGTTGCCTCCAACCTGCTGATGATTGTCCTGCTGGTCGGCGGACTGGTCATGGGATTTAATATCAAGCAGGAGGTTTTTCCGGAATTCACTACGGATTCGGTTACTGTTCGGGTCACCTATAGCGGGGCCAGCCCGGAAGAGGTGGAGCAGGGCATTGTTCTGGCTATTGAGGAAGCCATTATCGGCGTCGACGGTGTTAAGGAAGTAGCTTGTACTGCGGCGGAAGGCAGCGGAACCGTTGTTGCTGAAGCGATTGAAGGTTACGACCTGTCAAAGCTTAATGATGATATTAAAAGTGAGGTGGATCGGATCACCTCATTCCCTGAAGAAGCCGAGGACCCGGTGATCAGCGTTTCTTCGCATAAACGCAGTGTACTTTCGCTGATGGTTTATGGTGATACTGACCAGTTGGCCCTGCGTAAAGTGGCTGAACAATTGCGCGAGGAGTTGATCGGCGATCCGGGTGTTACGCAGGTGGATCTTGCTGAGGTCAGCGGCTTACAGATTTCCATCGAAATTCCTCAAGATAAGTTGCGTGCTTATGGCTTGACCCTTACCGATGTGGCGGACTCCTTAGCTAAAACTTCCGTGGAACTTCCCGGTGGCGGCATCAAAACCGAGGGTGGGGAGATTCTTGTCCGTTTCAAGGAACGCCGGGATTATGCCCGCGAATTCGCACGGGTTCCCATTGTTACCGGGGATGACGGTACACAGGTGCTGCTGGAAGACATTGCTGTGGTCAAGGAAGATTTTCAAAATGAAGACATCATTACTACCTTTGACGGCAAGCCCGCAGTGAGAGTTGATGTCTACCGTATTGGTGAGCAGACCCCTATCGGGGTGTCTGATGCCGTACATGCCCAGTTGGAGACCTTTAACCGCAGCCTTCCCGCCGGGGTGCATGTCAGTGTACGTAACGATATGTCCGATGTGTATCGTGAACGTATGGATCTGCTGCTCAAGAACGCTTACATGGGGCTCGGTCTTGTCTTTATTTTTCTGGCCCTGTTTCTTGAACCCCGGCTTGCTTTTTGGGTTTCCATGGGAATCCCTATTTCTTTTTTGGGGGGGATGCTTATTCTTGCCCCGGCTGGTGCAAGTATCAACATGATCTCCATGTTCGCTTTTATTATTTCACTTGGTATTGTTGTGGATGATGCCATTGTGGTCGGTGAAAATGTTTATTCCATGCGTCAAGAAGGTATGAGCTGGATTGATGCGGCTTGCGAAGGGGCTAAGCGTATTGCTATGCCGGTTACCTTCAGTATTTTGACTAACATTGTGGCTTTTATGCCCATGTTTTTCGTACCCGGCGTAATGGGTAAGATCTTTAAGGTTATCCCGCTGGTGGTCATAAGCGTCTTCTTTATATCGCTGGTGGAATCCCTTTTTGTGCTTCCCGCCCACCTCGGACACGGCAGTGAGCGCAAGCCCGGCAAGATCATGTCGTTTATCATGCATTATCAGCAGAAAATTTCCAATGGCTTGCTCCGCTTTGTACATAATATATACAGGCCCTTTCTGGATCGGGCGGTAACTCTTCGGTACCTTACCGTGGCTCTCGGTATGGCCTGCCTGATCCTTGCCTTTGCTTATATTAAAAGTGGCAGATTGGGATTCACCATGTTTCCGAAAATTGAATCCAATTATGCCTATTTGACCGTAGACCTTCCTTACGGCACAGCCAAGGAAGTTACCCAGAAGATTATGGCGAGAGCTGTTTCCGTTGCCGAAGAGGTTGCTGCTGAAAACGGCGGTGATCAGTTAGTAGAAGGGATTTACGCCAAGGTAGGTGGCTCCGGCAGGCGGTCAACCAGCGGCAGTCATGTGTTCAAGGTACAGGTTTTTCTTACCGATGCCGACACAAGACCTATTCATACCGATGAATTCGTGCAGCAATGGCGGCGTAAGCTTGGTCCTCTTGCCGGGGCGGAATCTGTTTTGTTTGAATCCGACCGTGGTGGGCCCGGTTCGGGAAGCTCGCTTGAAATCGAATTGAGCCACAGTGATATTGAAGTATTGAAAAAGGCTTCCGCTGATCTGGCGCAGGCCTTGAGCGCCTATCCCAAAGTTAAGGATATTGATTCTGGCTATTCTCCGGGTAAACGGCAGCTGGATTTCGAACTTCTGCCCGCAGGACGCAGCCTTGGCTTGACTTCGCGTAATGTTGCCAACCAGATTCGTGCTTCTTACTACGGAGCTGAGGTCCTCCGGCAGCAGCGCGGGCGTAATGAAATCAAAGTCATGGTCCGTTTGCCTGAAAAGGAAAGGGCTTCAAAATATGATTTTGAAGAGCTGATGATCCGCACCCCGGACGGGATAGATGTTCCTCTGCGCGAGGTGGTAAAAATTAAAGACGGCAGGGCATACACTTCCATTGACCGTCGTAACGGACGCAGGATTGTTTCTGTGGAAGCGGATGTAAAGCCGCGGAAAGAAACGTCTCAGATTGTAGCTGACGTTGTGGCTAATGTTATACCGCAGCTTAAATCAAATTATCCCGGACTGGGCTACTCCCTTGAAGGGAAGCAGGCCGACATGCAGGAGAGTACCAGTGCTCTCATCTCCGGTTTGCTTATGGCAATGATGTGTATTTATGCTTTGCTGGCCATTCCGTTCCGCAGCTACTTCCAGCCGCTGATCGTCATGTTCTGCATTCCTTTCGGCATTGTCGGGGCGGTTATCGGTCATGCCCTGCTGGGCTACAGCCTGAGCTTGATGAGTCTGTTCGGCATTGTTGCGCTTTCCGGGGTTGTGGTTAACGACTCGCTGGTTTTCATCGATTACGTAAATATCCAGCGACGCAAGGGGCATTGTGCCTATGATGCCGTGCTTGAGGGGGGAACAGCCCGTTTCCGGCCTATTTTGCTGACCACCCTGACCACTTTCGGGGGGCTGGCACCTATGATCCTTGAAACTTCGCGGCAAGCCAAATTCCTGATACCCATGGCGGTATCCCTCGGGTTCGGTATTCTGTTCGCTACCGGTATCACTTTGCTGCTGGTTCCGGCATTTTACCTGATATTCGAAGATATACGTCTGCTTGTGCGCAGGATTTTACGCCTTTCAGATGAAAATCTACATGCTGACGGGGTCACCGAGCATTCTCCGGTCACCAAGTGTGAGCATAAACCTGAAAAGTATTAA
- a CDS encoding efflux RND transporter periplasmic adaptor subunit, whose translation MAKKIFYYIKQIGIKGILPLLIVGVAVLGAKALIATKPVAKKKAPVVSAPLVNVSTLVVKDFQVWTPVMGTVEAAREISLEPQVSGKVIAVSDSFIPGGYYEKGAEVLRIDPLDYELAVKQQEAVVTEAEYNLKVESGHQRVAGREWKLLKKSSGGTTQEAELALRKPHLQKAQADLTSSKAKLKQARLDLSRTRVKAPFACMVVSKSADLGAHLSLNEAIASVVGTDEFWVVVSVPVDRLGSIDTPSAANGFKGSKARVVMGSGKTAVERDGEVLRLLPSLESKGRMARVIVSVKDPLNIKGGEKRPLLLGSYVNVYIDSGKLEDVIAIPRTAFRDNNTVWVMKDGGLLDIRTVDPVWRDQDYIYLDTGVAAGEKLVVTDISAPLPNMKLRENGSGAMKQKMKGSKSKKVNSNG comes from the coding sequence ATGGCTAAAAAAATATTTTATTACATAAAGCAGATAGGGATTAAGGGAATTCTTCCTTTGTTGATAGTCGGTGTGGCTGTTCTTGGGGCTAAGGCTTTGATCGCCACTAAGCCCGTGGCTAAGAAGAAAGCTCCGGTGGTTTCTGCACCTTTAGTTAACGTCAGTACGCTGGTGGTTAAAGATTTTCAGGTCTGGACTCCGGTCATGGGGACTGTGGAAGCTGCCCGTGAAATCAGTCTTGAACCGCAGGTTTCCGGAAAGGTTATCGCTGTCAGTGATTCATTTATTCCCGGCGGATATTATGAAAAGGGTGCGGAAGTGCTGCGTATCGATCCACTGGATTACGAATTGGCAGTTAAGCAGCAGGAAGCCGTGGTTACGGAGGCTGAATACAACCTCAAGGTTGAAAGCGGGCACCAGCGTGTGGCCGGACGGGAATGGAAACTGCTTAAGAAATCTTCCGGCGGAACCACTCAGGAAGCGGAACTTGCCCTGCGTAAACCCCATTTACAAAAGGCTCAGGCCGACCTGACTTCTTCCAAAGCCAAGCTTAAACAGGCTCGTCTTGATCTTTCCCGTACCCGTGTGAAAGCTCCCTTCGCCTGTATGGTGGTCAGTAAGAGTGCTGATCTTGGAGCGCACCTGAGTCTCAATGAAGCAATTGCATCGGTGGTGGGTACTGATGAATTCTGGGTAGTTGTTTCCGTTCCTGTGGACCGTCTGGGCAGCATTGATACCCCCTCTGCGGCAAACGGCTTCAAAGGTTCCAAGGCCCGTGTGGTCATGGGCAGCGGAAAGACTGCCGTCGAAAGGGATGGGGAGGTGCTTCGCCTTCTGCCTTCGCTGGAATCCAAGGGACGCATGGCCCGTGTGATTGTTTCAGTCAAAGATCCTTTGAATATCAAAGGCGGAGAAAAGCGTCCTTTGTTGCTGGGCAGCTACGTGAATGTTTATATCGATTCTGGAAAGCTTGAGGATGTTATTGCCATTCCACGTACAGCTTTTCGTGATAACAACACCGTCTGGGTGATGAAAGATGGAGGTCTGCTGGATATCAGGACTGTTGATCCGGTCTGGCGCGACCAGGATTATATTTACTTGGATACCGGTGTTGCTGCCGGGGAAAAGCTTGTTGTTACCGATATTTCAGCTCCTTTGCCGAATATGAAGCTTCGTGAGAACGGTTCCGGTGCCATGAAACAGAAAATGAAAGGCTCCAAATCCAAGAAGGTGAACAGCAATGGCTGA
- a CDS encoding efflux transporter outer membrane subunit → MPSFKLKLTVICMLAVFGLSACSPFRPDPRPNLTLGVPPQYELYSSEPREMGKWWESFHNEELNRLVEESLQANFNVRVAWAKLRQLRATAVKSRADLYPKLDGKGTYTNSRSGNDGTEGSKGSTSTDSHKLGLAASYELDLWGKIEANSASGELDYLSSREDVNSAAMTVASEVVKRWLEIQLQRKKKAIYQKQLESNETYLELIELRFRNSLSTALDVYQQRETVARTKALIPPVQSQEQLKLHELAYLLGRPAGTLDIATADFPNLPDLPGLGIPLDLLAMRPDVRASGLKLQSADWAVSAARADRLPSISLSAEAMLSSAQLANIFSGWMTSLSSSIVGPIFDGYKRKAEVERTRAVVDERMLNYKDTVYTAFKEVQDSLVQEKWQHEYIVARKKQLEAAKLNLDEAGSRYLQGLEDYLPVLSALVSVHDLEINIARDEADLLSYRVSLYRALGGTWTGSLEDGAELKPEADDEAAIVAVEKLEKQSIPAQEGI, encoded by the coding sequence ATGCCCTCATTCAAGTTGAAATTAACAGTGATCTGTATGCTGGCTGTATTCGGCCTTTCCGCATGCTCTCCGTTCAGGCCGGACCCGCGTCCCAATCTGACGCTAGGGGTTCCGCCTCAATATGAGCTATACTCCAGTGAACCGCGCGAGATGGGTAAATGGTGGGAAAGCTTTCATAATGAAGAGCTTAACCGTCTGGTGGAAGAATCTCTGCAAGCGAATTTCAATGTACGTGTTGCTTGGGCCAAGCTACGCCAGCTCAGAGCCACTGCTGTGAAATCGCGGGCTGATCTTTATCCCAAACTGGATGGTAAAGGGACTTACACCAACTCCCGCTCCGGCAATGACGGTACCGAAGGTTCCAAGGGATCGACTTCAACGGATTCCCATAAGCTGGGACTGGCTGCTTCATATGAATTAGATCTTTGGGGTAAGATTGAGGCCAATTCAGCTTCCGGTGAACTTGATTATCTTTCTTCACGTGAGGATGTTAATTCCGCGGCCATGACCGTTGCTTCCGAGGTTGTGAAACGCTGGCTGGAAATCCAATTGCAGCGCAAGAAAAAAGCGATCTATCAGAAGCAGTTGGAAAGTAATGAAACTTATCTTGAACTGATCGAACTCCGTTTCCGCAATTCTCTTTCCACAGCTCTTGATGTTTACCAGCAGCGTGAAACTGTAGCCCGTACCAAGGCTCTGATTCCACCGGTGCAATCTCAGGAACAGCTTAAGCTGCATGAACTTGCCTATCTGCTGGGCCGCCCGGCCGGAACTCTTGATATAGCTACTGCTGATTTTCCGAACCTTCCCGATCTTCCGGGATTGGGGATTCCTCTTGATCTCCTTGCCATGCGCCCGGATGTGCGCGCATCAGGCTTGAAGCTGCAATCTGCGGACTGGGCCGTAAGTGCTGCCAGAGCTGACCGATTGCCTTCCATATCTCTTTCAGCGGAGGCTATGCTTTCCAGTGCCCAACTGGCTAATATTTTTTCCGGCTGGATGACTTCATTGTCGTCATCAATCGTCGGGCCTATCTTTGATGGCTATAAGCGCAAGGCTGAGGTTGAGCGCACAAGGGCCGTGGTTGATGAGCGTATGCTTAACTATAAGGATACAGTCTACACTGCATTCAAGGAAGTTCAGGATTCGCTGGTTCAGGAAAAGTGGCAACATGAATATATCGTAGCCCGTAAGAAGCAGCTTGAAGCCGCAAAGCTCAATCTTGATGAAGCAGGGTCCCGTTATTTACAGGGGCTGGAAGATTACCTGCCTGTGCTCAGTGCTCTGGTCAGCGTGCATGATCTTGAAATTAATATTGCTCGGGATGAGGCTGATCTGCTTAGCTACCGGGTTTCCTTGTACCGTGCTCTCGGCGGAACATGGACCGGCTCTCTTGAAGACGGGGCTGAACTTAAGCCCGAAGCCGACGACGAAGCTGCAATTGTTGCTGTTGAAAAACTGGAAAAACAATCCATTCCTGCACAGGAGGGAATTTAG
- a CDS encoding DNA-binding response regulator — protein sequence MEQQYPVLIVDDDAKLRDLLTQYLEGYGYVVSTLPSGEGIIDEVKNSSPSIVILDIMMPGKDGLEVLRELRPHSNVPVIMLTAKGEDTDRIVGLELGADDYISKPFNPRELLARIKAVLRRAQEPDRPATQNSGQIKVSGVILHLAHQKLEIEGESVELSSTEFKLFKALMENPGQPMTRDDLMTSVWGKDFNAFDRSIDVHISKLRALLKPYQDHESRIKTVWGTGYMFVSE from the coding sequence ATGGAACAACAATATCCCGTACTCATAGTTGATGATGATGCAAAACTCAGGGACCTGCTGACCCAATACCTTGAAGGATACGGTTACGTGGTCAGCACTCTTCCTTCCGGGGAAGGTATCATTGATGAAGTAAAAAATTCTTCTCCGTCAATCGTAATCCTCGATATCATGATGCCCGGCAAGGACGGCCTTGAGGTTCTGCGCGAACTGCGCCCCCATTCCAATGTCCCGGTAATCATGCTCACTGCTAAAGGTGAAGACACGGACCGCATCGTGGGTTTAGAACTTGGTGCGGACGACTATATTTCCAAGCCCTTCAATCCCCGCGAACTGCTGGCCCGCATCAAGGCAGTGCTGCGCCGGGCGCAGGAGCCGGATCGGCCCGCGACTCAAAATTCAGGGCAAATCAAAGTCTCCGGAGTAATCCTTCATCTGGCACACCAGAAACTGGAAATCGAAGGGGAATCCGTGGAGCTTTCATCCACAGAATTCAAACTCTTCAAAGCATTAATGGAAAATCCGGGACAGCCCATGACCCGCGATGACCTGATGACTTCGGTCTGGGGCAAAGATTTCAACGCCTTTGACCGCTCCATTGACGTACATATCAGCAAACTGCGTGCGCTTTTAAAGCCCTATCAGGATCATGAATCCCGCATCAAAACCGTCTGGGGAACCGGATACATGTTCGTGAGCGAATAA